The sequence CGCAGCAGGCAGGGCCGGATCCGGCCGAAGCCGTGGCACTGGCCCTGCCCGTCGATCAGGGCCAGCACGCTGCCGGCCTCCTGGCCCAGCCAGTCGGCCAGAAAGTGGGGGCGTGGGCTCGGTTCGCGCAGGGCGTCGTAGGCCTGCACGGCCCGCCGCGGCAACCGCTTCCCCTGCAGCAGGTCGAGGCCGTCGTGGGGATCGATCGGGCGCTCGTCTCCCGTCGCCATCACCTGCCAGCGCCGGGTGGGGGAGGCCGGCCGGAAGCCCCAGCCGCGGTAGTCCTCCACCCGCTCGGGCGCCGCCTCCAGGCCGATGCAGGGCAGGGCAGCCAGGTGGCCCATGGCGGTGCGCCACAGGTCGAGGCCGTGGCCCCGGCTCCGCTGGGCCGGATCCACCAGAAACAGCCCGATGAAGCCGTAGCTGGCGTTGTAGCGCACGCCGGCGATGCAGCCGATCGGCCGCTGGTCGAGCTCCTTCACCCACAGTCCCTGGCGGTCGGTGTGGCGGAAGCTGGCCACATCTCCTTGGCCGGGACAAAATCCCTCCGCGCGGGCCCAGGCCACCACCTGGGGAATGTCCCGGGGAGCCAGCGGCCGGATCAGGCCTGGAGCCCTGACGCTGCCGCCATCAGCTTGGCGCTCGATCATGCCTCGCCCATCGCAGGCCTGCCCGGGCTCTCCAGCCTGCTCCCAGCCGCCACCATGGCGGCAGTGTTTGATCAGGCTCCGCATGCTGAGTGGCTCTTCCCGCGCCCTCGAGATCGTCAAGGTGGTGTCCCAGCACCAGTGGGATTACCTGCTTGGTCTGCTCAGCGCCCAGCTCGGAGCCGCTGCCGACACCCAGCCGAGCCTGCCGGCGCCGGAGGTGCTCTGCCGCATGCTCACCGAGCTGGGGCCGGTGTTCGTGAAGGTGGGCCAGCTGCTCAGCACCCGCCCCGACCTGCTGCCGGATGCCTACGTTCGAGCCCTGGCGCGGCTGCAGAGTTCCGTGCCACCGGCCCCCTGGCCCGAGGTGGAGGGCCGCCTGCTGGAGCAGTGGCAGCGCTCCCCGGAGGAGGTGTTCGCCAGCTTTGACACCACTCCGGTGGCGGCGGGCAGCATCGGCCAGGTGCACCGAGCGGAGCTGGCCGATGGCCGGGCCGTGGCCGTGAAGGTGCTCCGCCCCGGCATCGAGCGCCAGGTGGAGGAGGACGGCCAGCTGCTGCGCCAGATCGCCGCCCTCGCCGCCCAGACACCGCTGGGCTCGAGTTACGACCTGCCGGGCCTGGCGGAGCAACTGGTGGCTGCCCTCGAGGGTGAGATCGACTTCCGCCGCGAGGCCGGCAACACCGAACGGCTGGCGGAGGTGCTGAAGCGCTCCAGCTTCGTGGGCGATGGCCGGCTGCGGGTGCCCGGGTTGTTCCGGGAGTTCAGCGGCCCGGCGGTGCTGGTGCTGGAGTGGTTGGCGGGGGATCCGA is a genomic window of Cyanobium sp. NS01 containing:
- a CDS encoding GNAT family N-acetyltransferase, which gives rise to MIERQADGGSVRAPGLIRPLAPRDIPQVVAWARAEGFCPGQGDVASFRHTDRQGLWVKELDQRPIGCIAGVRYNASYGFIGLFLVDPAQRSRGHGLDLWRTAMGHLAALPCIGLEAAPERVEDYRGWGFRPASPTRRWQVMATGDERPIDPHDGLDLLQGKRLPRRAVQAYDALREPSPRPHFLADWLGQEAGSVLALIDGQGQCHGFGRIRPCLLRRGTGWRIGPLLADSPALAERLLLGMLARHPGVVLIDVPGANPHGDPLMRRLGFQPLSTVLRMYRGEPPRVGLGDVYGLACLELG